One Misgurnus anguillicaudatus chromosome 22, ASM2758022v2, whole genome shotgun sequence DNA segment encodes these proteins:
- the LOC129439530 gene encoding carbonic anhydrase 4-like: MLTMKCLILFYLLTLILHCSAEWCYQAQANYDDQCKGPELWKEVNAQCGNTRQSPVNIATKKTVVDGRLTPFNFTGYKNIFNGTIRNIGHSVVVDVAQNIMATVSRGFLGDTYKPIQFHFHWGTDVGAGSEHTIDGEQYPMELHIVHIKQRYNIIADALNDPSGIAALRFFFEESNSTNTNYDQLIQALRSIQYTKNITTIRNISISQFILSEDKMTKYYRYNGSLTTPNCSEAVVWTVFKNPIPLSREQLRAFPSQLKFSDGNPMVGVFRPVQPRNGRLVYRSSGQVVLASALLLFTSIITAFSLSHLN, encoded by the exons ATGCTCACAATGAAgtgtttgattttattttatcttcTGACATTGATTCTGCATTGCAGTGCGG AGTGGTGTTACCAGGCACAAGCCAACTATGATGATCAATGTAAag GTCCAGAGCTCTGGAAAGAAGTAAACGCACAATGTGGAAACACCAGACAGTCACCGGTCAACATAGCGACGAAGAAAACCGTAGTGGACGGGCGACTGACGCCTTTCAATTTCACCGGCTACAAGAACATATTCAACGGCACCATAAGAAACATCGGTCACTCGG TTGTGGTGGATGTAGCACAAAATATCATGGCTACAGTGTCTAGAGGATTCCTGGGAGACACATATAAACCCATCCAATTTCACTTTCACTGGGGAACAGATGTAGGAGCGGGATCTGAACACACCATTGATGGAGAACAGTATCCTATGGAG CTGCATATCGTGCATATAAAGCAGCGATACAACATCATTGCAGATGCATTAAATGATCCATCTGGCATTGCAGCTCTGAGATTCTTTTTTGAG GAGTCAAACAGCACAAACACAAATTATGACCAGCTCATACAAGCCCTGAGGAGCATACAGTACACAA AGAATATCACAACCATTCGTAACATCTCGATCAGCCAATTTATTTTGTCAGAGGACAAAATGACTAAATATTACAGATACAACGGATCTCTGACCACACCGAACTGCAGTGAAGCTGTTGTCTGGACTGTCTTTAAAAATCCCATTCCTCTCAGCAGAGAACAG CTTCGGGCCTTTCCTTCCCAGCTGAAGTTTTCTGACGGCAATCCGATGGTGGGAGTATTTCGACCTGTACAGCCTCGTAATGGACGTTTAGTGTATCGGTCGAGCGGTCAGGTGGTCCTGGCCAGCGCTCTGCTTCTCTTTACCTCCATCATTACAGCGTTCAGTCTGTCTCATCTAAACTAA
- the LOC129439527 gene encoding carbonic anhydrase 4-like isoform X2, with product MKCLISFYLLTLILHSSSSADWCYQAQANSGVHCIGPELWKEVNAQCGNTRQSPVNIATKKTVLDERLKPFNFTGYQNIFNGTIKNNGHTVEVDVSQNNTPTVSGGNLGDTYKPIQFHFHWGTDVGAGSEHTIDGEQYPMELHMVHIKQRYNSLEEALNDPSGVAALGFFIEESNSTNTNYDQLIQALKSIQNANNITAILNISISQFILSEDKLTKYYRYNGSLTTPNCSEAVVWTVFENPIPLSREQLLAFSSQLKFSDGNPMVGVFRPVQSRNGRLVYRSSGPAVLASALLLFTSIITAFSLSHLN from the exons ATGAAGTGTTTGATTTCATTTTATCTTCTGACATTGATTCTGCATTCATCCAGCAGTGCAG ATTGGTGCTATCAGGCACAAGCAAACTCTGGTGTACATTGTATAG GTCCAGAGCTCTGGAAAGAAGTAAACGCACAATGTGGAAACACCAGACAGTCACCGGTCAACATAGCGACAAAGAAAACCGTACTGGACGAGCGACTGAAGCCTTTCAATTTCACCGGCTACCAGAACATATTCAACGGCACCATAAAGAACAACGGCCACACCG TTGAGGTGGACGTATCACAGAATAACACACCTACAGTGTCCGGAGGAAACCTGGGAGACACATACAAACCCATCCAATTTCACTTCCACTGGGGAACAGATGTAGGAGCGGGATCTGAACACACCATTGATGGAGAACAGTATCCTATGGAG CTGCATATGGTCCATATTAAACAAAGATACAACAGTCTAGAAGAGGCATTAAATGATCCTTCTGGCGTTGCAGCCCTTGGATTCTTTATTGAG GAGTCAAACAGCACAAACACAAATTATGACCAGCTCATACAAGCCCTGAAGAGCATACAGAACGCAA ATAATATCACAGCCATTCTTAACATCTCGATCAGCCAGTTTATTCTGTCAGAGGACAAACTGACTAAATATTACAGATACAATGGATCTCTGACCACACCGAACTGCAGTGAAGCTGTGGTCTGGACTGTCTTTGAAAATCCCATTCCTCTCAGCAGAGAACAG CTTCTGGCATTTTCTTCCCAACTAAAGTTTTCTGATGGCAATCCAATGGTGGGAGTATTTCGACCTGTACAGTCTCGTAATGGACGTTTAGTGTATCGGTCGAGCGGTCCGGCAGTTCTGGCCAGCGCTCTGCTTCTCTTTACCTCCATCATTACAGCGTTCAGTCTGTCTCATCTAAACTAA
- the LOC129439527 gene encoding carbonic anhydrase 4-like isoform X1: MKCLISFYLLTLILHSSSSADWCYQAQANSGVHCIGPELWKEVNAQCGNTRQSPVNIATKKTVLDERLKPFNFTGYQNIFNGTIKNNGHTVEVDVSQNNTPTVSGGNLGDTYKPIQFHFHWGTDVGAGSEHTIDGEQYPMELHMVHIKQRYNSLEEALNDPSGVAALGFFIEESNSTNTNYDQLIQALKSIQNASQSINNITAILNISISQFILSEDKLTKYYRYNGSLTTPNCSEAVVWTVFENPIPLSREQLLAFSSQLKFSDGNPMVGVFRPVQSRNGRLVYRSSGPAVLASALLLFTSIITAFSLSHLN, from the exons ATGAAGTGTTTGATTTCATTTTATCTTCTGACATTGATTCTGCATTCATCCAGCAGTGCAG ATTGGTGCTATCAGGCACAAGCAAACTCTGGTGTACATTGTATAG GTCCAGAGCTCTGGAAAGAAGTAAACGCACAATGTGGAAACACCAGACAGTCACCGGTCAACATAGCGACAAAGAAAACCGTACTGGACGAGCGACTGAAGCCTTTCAATTTCACCGGCTACCAGAACATATTCAACGGCACCATAAAGAACAACGGCCACACCG TTGAGGTGGACGTATCACAGAATAACACACCTACAGTGTCCGGAGGAAACCTGGGAGACACATACAAACCCATCCAATTTCACTTCCACTGGGGAACAGATGTAGGAGCGGGATCTGAACACACCATTGATGGAGAACAGTATCCTATGGAG CTGCATATGGTCCATATTAAACAAAGATACAACAGTCTAGAAGAGGCATTAAATGATCCTTCTGGCGTTGCAGCCCTTGGATTCTTTATTGAG GAGTCAAACAGCACAAACACAAATTATGACCAGCTCATACAAGCCCTGAAGAGCATACAGAACGCAAGTCAGTCTATAA ATAATATCACAGCCATTCTTAACATCTCGATCAGCCAGTTTATTCTGTCAGAGGACAAACTGACTAAATATTACAGATACAATGGATCTCTGACCACACCGAACTGCAGTGAAGCTGTGGTCTGGACTGTCTTTGAAAATCCCATTCCTCTCAGCAGAGAACAG CTTCTGGCATTTTCTTCCCAACTAAAGTTTTCTGATGGCAATCCAATGGTGGGAGTATTTCGACCTGTACAGTCTCGTAATGGACGTTTAGTGTATCGGTCGAGCGGTCCGGCAGTTCTGGCCAGCGCTCTGCTTCTCTTTACCTCCATCATTACAGCGTTCAGTCTGTCTCATCTAAACTAA